The genomic DNA CGAAGCCGATGTTCTCGATGTTACGGACGATCTCGACCTCGTCCATGCAATAGCTGGCGCCGGCTGCACGAACGACGTTCTCCTCGATCATGACGCTCCCCATGTCGTTGGCGCCAAAGAGGAGGCTGAGCTGCCCGACTTTCCCGCCTTGCGTCACCCAGGACGCCTGCAGATTGTCGAAATTGTCGAGGACGATCCGCGAAAGAGCAAGCGTGCGAAGGTATTCGAGCCCCGTCCGCTCGTATCCGCCGAGCTCCGTGTGGTCCGGCTGATAACTCCAGGTAATGAATGCGGTGAAGCCGCCGGTCTCGTCCTGCAAATCGCGCAGCCGTATCAAGTGCTCGATCCGCTCCGCTTCCGTGTCGACGCTCCCGTACATCATCGTCGCAGTTGTGCGGAGCCCGGCTCGATGAGCGTGGCGCATGACGTCGATCCACTCGTCGGCCGTGGCCTTGCCATAGCAATTGAGCTGTCGTCGCACGCGGTCGACGAGAATCTCAGCTCCACCACCCGGGACACTGTCCAAGCCGGCAGTCACCAGCCGGTCGATGACTCGCTCGACAGGCAGCCGGGACATGCGACTGATGTGCAGGATCTCCGGCGGGGAGAGCGCGTGCAGCTTGAAGAGAGGGTAGCGCTGCTTGACCGCTCGGAAGAGATCTTCGTACCACTCCAGCGGGAGGTCCGGATTGTGGCCACCTTGAAGCAGCATCTGCACGCCGCCGACGGCAATCGTCTCATCGATCTTCCGAAAGATCTCGTCGAACGAGAGGACATAGCCCTCGGACGATCCCACCGTGCGGTAGAAGGCGCAGAAGTTGCAGCGCGCCACGCACACGTTGGTGTAGTTGACGTTGCGGTCGATGATGTAGGAGACAATTCCCCCAGGATGCTTGCGCGCACGAATCTCGTCCGCCGCCTGGCCAAGCAGCCACGTCGGTGCTTCGAGATACACGCGCAGCGCCTCGTCTGGCGTGACACGGCCGCCCGCGGCGGCTTTCTCGGCTATTGACCGAACGGTCATCGTCACCCTTCGAACCCTCGAGAACCCGAAGTGGACGCCTCGGCGAGGCGTCCCTACCTGCTGGGTAGGG from Luteitalea sp. includes the following:
- the mqnC gene encoding dehypoxanthine futalosine cyclase, with the protein product MTVRSIAEKAAAGGRVTPDEALRVYLEAPTWLLGQAADEIRARKHPGGIVSYIIDRNVNYTNVCVARCNFCAFYRTVGSSEGYVLSFDEIFRKIDETIAVGGVQMLLQGGHNPDLPLEWYEDLFRAVKQRYPLFKLHALSPPEILHISRMSRLPVERVIDRLVTAGLDSVPGGGAEILVDRVRRQLNCYGKATADEWIDVMRHAHRAGLRTTATMMYGSVDTEAERIEHLIRLRDLQDETGGFTAFITWSYQPDHTELGGYERTGLEYLRTLALSRIVLDNFDNLQASWVTQGGKVGQLSLLFGANDMGSVMIEENVVRAAGASYCMDEVEIVRNIENIGFVPKRRNMHYDMLGDPLFREQRIPRRRTLDTAKGDDDPLIPDELAHYPARSRAGRVGRGQV